In Nonomuraea muscovyensis, one genomic interval encodes:
- a CDS encoding alpha-galactosidase: MPITPLDEHGHRWAVTTPASTYLIGVEIDPVTGEAAPLQKYWGPRLSVEAARQAVTASGGPATPLGARRHVSSFSTPGEIEELLPVDGGKRWGSPSLQVSFDGARSLELQHAGSSVHDEGDGAERLDVVLRDAAHPFEVVLSVRSREDTDVIERWTTVRHLAGREPVAVGVTRLDSGSWFVPDASAYRYSGVFGAWAEEFQLQRGPLPVGELVFTSRQGITSHQANPWIMIDAGEAVEEHGEVWGVALAWSGSWRLTTTHRPEGGVAISAGFGHEGPRWTLEPGTELSTPPVLGLYTGGGFGAASRSWHAYTRRHVLPVAGEDRPVLYNSWEATVFDVTEAGQLELAKKAAAIGVELFVVDDGWFGDRDDDTRSLGDWWPHRKRFPHGLRSLMDGIRGLGMRAGLWVEPEMVNADSELYRAHPDWILRMDHRRRDEKRQQLVLNFARDDVREWAFGWLDELVTELDLDYLKWDMNRPFTQAGWPELGAAQDRLWVDFTRNVYQVMARLRRAHPGLRIESCSGGGGRVDLGILRHTDEFWPSDNTDARDRQGIQHGFSQLYPPNTMSAWVTDSPNPTTDRLMPLRYRFHVAMAGVLGIGGDLTTWSAAELSEAADLIEQYKSVRRVIQHGLLYRLAGAPGRERSAVQYVLGDDVVALVYNPASDAKRGPRWLRLTGLDPEAEYEVVHGGDAAGWPGRLVRGSRWYGSALMAVGIRPAAWEPVGADYRSDLVVLRRVRP; this comes from the coding sequence ATGCCCATAACTCCGCTCGACGAGCACGGACACCGCTGGGCGGTCACGACGCCCGCCTCGACCTACCTGATCGGCGTGGAGATCGACCCGGTCACCGGGGAGGCGGCGCCCCTGCAGAAGTACTGGGGGCCGAGGCTGTCCGTCGAGGCCGCCCGCCAGGCCGTGACCGCGAGCGGCGGTCCGGCCACCCCGCTGGGAGCGCGGCGGCACGTCTCCAGCTTCTCCACGCCCGGCGAGATCGAGGAACTGCTGCCGGTCGACGGAGGCAAGCGGTGGGGATCGCCGTCCCTGCAGGTCTCCTTCGACGGCGCGCGCTCGCTCGAACTCCAGCACGCCGGGTCGAGCGTGCACGACGAGGGAGACGGCGCCGAACGGCTCGACGTCGTGCTGCGCGACGCCGCCCACCCGTTCGAGGTCGTGCTGTCCGTCCGCTCCCGCGAGGACACCGACGTGATCGAGCGCTGGACCACCGTCCGGCACCTGGCCGGGCGGGAGCCCGTCGCCGTGGGCGTCACCAGGCTCGACTCCGGGAGCTGGTTCGTCCCCGACGCGTCCGCGTACCGCTACAGCGGCGTCTTCGGCGCCTGGGCGGAGGAGTTCCAGCTCCAGCGCGGGCCGCTGCCCGTCGGGGAGCTGGTCTTCACCAGCCGCCAGGGCATCACCAGCCACCAGGCCAACCCCTGGATCATGATCGACGCCGGTGAGGCGGTCGAGGAGCACGGCGAGGTGTGGGGCGTGGCCCTGGCCTGGAGCGGCAGCTGGCGCCTGACCACCACGCACCGGCCAGAGGGCGGCGTCGCGATCTCGGCCGGCTTCGGCCACGAGGGGCCGCGCTGGACGCTCGAACCGGGCACGGAGCTCAGCACCCCGCCGGTCCTCGGGCTGTACACCGGTGGCGGGTTCGGCGCGGCCAGCCGGTCCTGGCACGCCTACACCCGCCGGCACGTCCTCCCCGTCGCCGGCGAGGACCGGCCGGTGCTGTACAACTCGTGGGAGGCCACCGTGTTCGACGTCACGGAGGCCGGCCAGCTCGAACTCGCCAAGAAGGCGGCCGCGATCGGCGTCGAGCTGTTCGTCGTGGACGACGGCTGGTTCGGCGACCGCGACGACGACACGCGCTCCCTGGGCGACTGGTGGCCGCACCGCAAGCGATTCCCCCACGGCCTGCGCTCCCTGATGGACGGCATCCGCGGCCTGGGGATGCGGGCCGGCCTCTGGGTCGAGCCGGAGATGGTCAACGCCGACAGCGAGCTGTACCGGGCGCACCCCGACTGGATCCTGCGCATGGACCACCGGCGCCGCGACGAGAAGCGCCAGCAGCTCGTGCTGAACTTCGCCCGCGACGACGTGCGCGAGTGGGCGTTCGGCTGGCTCGACGAGCTGGTCACCGAGCTGGACCTGGACTATCTCAAGTGGGACATGAACCGGCCGTTCACCCAGGCGGGCTGGCCCGAGCTGGGAGCGGCGCAGGACCGGCTCTGGGTCGACTTCACGCGCAACGTCTACCAGGTGATGGCCCGGCTGCGGCGGGCCCACCCCGGGCTGCGGATCGAGTCCTGCTCCGGAGGCGGCGGCCGGGTGGACCTCGGCATCCTGCGGCACACCGACGAGTTCTGGCCCTCCGACAACACCGACGCCCGTGACCGGCAGGGGATCCAGCACGGCTTCTCCCAGCTCTACCCGCCGAACACCATGTCGGCCTGGGTCACCGACTCCCCCAACCCGACCACCGACCGCCTCATGCCGCTGCGTTACCGCTTCCACGTGGCCATGGCGGGTGTGCTCGGCATCGGCGGCGATCTCACCACGTGGTCGGCGGCGGAGCTGTCCGAGGCGGCGGACCTGATCGAGCAGTACAAGTCCGTTCGCCGGGTCATCCAGCACGGCCTGCTCTACCGGCTGGCCGGCGCGCCGGGGCGGGAGCGGTCCGCCGTCCAGTACGTGCTGGGCGACGACGTCGTGGCGCTGGTCTACAACCCGGCGAGCGACGCCAAGCGGGGTCCCCGCTGGCTGCGGCTGACCGGGCTCGACCCCGAGGCCGAGTACGAGGTGGTGCACGGCGGCGACGCCGCCGGCTGGCCCGGCCGGCTCGTCCGGGGCTCGCGCTGGTACGGCTCGGCGCTCATGGCCGTGGGCATCCGGCCCGCCGCCTGGGAACCTGTGGGCGCCGACTACCGCAGCGACCTGGTGGTCCTCAGGAGGGTGCGCCCCTGA
- a CDS encoding DUF5005 domain-containing protein, whose product MTRFRSALIPLALTLATFTALPQQAVAAPPKPVPSVAAQSTARSTAQTSDARPASSCARTVRTATTNARLTSLFTAYGNDNSRVDDWTGADGTYSLRLPNGRELWIFSDTFLGRVNPDGSRPPVVGEGGDTVFLNNSFAVEQNGRLSTIHDGTPAAPTSVMPPRDQNHWYWAGDATLAGNVVEVTYQEYERFGTGAWDWRWHRNVVARFAPNRLERPASVHPLPSGHGVAWGSGILEDGGHTYVYGVEDHGSPKYMHIARVRGKSLLGRWEYLTADGTWSATETDSAPVMSGVANEHSVTKVGDGYVLITHDTTEALSAKIVAYFSCSPAGPFTGKQHVYTTPETGGNIFTYNAHAHPQISGAGLVVSYNVNSFVNTDHYRDVSIYRPRFLDVTFE is encoded by the coding sequence ATGACACGCTTCCGGTCCGCCCTCATCCCGCTGGCACTCACGCTCGCCACGTTCACCGCCTTACCGCAGCAGGCCGTCGCCGCCCCGCCCAAACCGGTGCCGTCGGTGGCGGCCCAGAGCACGGCCCGGAGCACGGCCCAGACGTCCGACGCGCGGCCCGCGTCCTCGTGCGCGCGCACCGTGCGCACTGCCACCACCAACGCCCGGCTGACCAGCCTGTTCACCGCGTACGGCAACGACAACAGCCGGGTGGACGACTGGACCGGGGCCGACGGCACCTACTCGCTGCGGCTGCCGAACGGCCGCGAGCTGTGGATCTTCTCCGACACCTTCCTCGGCCGGGTCAACCCCGACGGCTCCCGGCCGCCGGTGGTCGGCGAGGGCGGCGACACCGTCTTCCTCAACAACTCCTTCGCCGTCGAGCAGAACGGCCGGCTGTCCACCATCCACGACGGCACGCCCGCCGCCCCCACCTCTGTCATGCCGCCGCGCGACCAGAACCACTGGTACTGGGCCGGCGACGCCACCCTGGCCGGCAACGTCGTGGAGGTGACCTACCAGGAGTACGAGCGCTTCGGCACCGGCGCGTGGGACTGGCGCTGGCACCGCAACGTGGTGGCCCGGTTCGCGCCGAACCGGCTCGAACGGCCGGCCAGTGTGCACCCGCTGCCCTCCGGGCACGGCGTGGCCTGGGGCTCCGGGATCCTGGAGGACGGCGGCCACACCTACGTCTACGGCGTGGAGGACCACGGCTCGCCGAAGTACATGCACATCGCCCGGGTCAGGGGCAAGAGCCTGCTCGGCCGGTGGGAGTACCTCACGGCCGACGGCACCTGGTCGGCGACGGAGACCGACTCGGCCCCCGTCATGAGCGGCGTGGCCAACGAACACAGCGTGACCAAGGTGGGCGACGGCTACGTGCTGATCACCCATGACACGACCGAGGCGCTGAGCGCGAAGATCGTGGCCTACTTCTCGTGCTCGCCGGCCGGGCCGTTCACCGGCAAGCAGCACGTCTACACCACCCCGGAGACGGGCGGGAACATCTTCACCTACAACGCCCACGCCCACCCGCAGATCTCGGGCGCCGGGCTGGTCGTCTCCTACAACGTCAACAGCTTCGTCAACACCGACCACTACCGGGACGTGTCCATCTACCGGCCGCGCTTCCTCGACGTGACGTTCGAGTGA